The Saccharothrix variisporea genome has a segment encoding these proteins:
- a CDS encoding DUF2516 family protein produces the protein MSLLDVWVMFLAYYAGLITGVFAFAHALSQRADAFTAAERLTKPAWLGITGGGTFALLLFSLAGPGLMFWLAGLVAVLVYLVDVRPRLIEVQRGPRW, from the coding sequence CTGTCGCTACTCGACGTCTGGGTCATGTTCCTGGCGTACTACGCCGGACTGATCACGGGTGTTTTCGCGTTCGCGCACGCCCTGTCGCAGCGGGCGGACGCCTTCACCGCGGCGGAACGGCTCACCAAACCCGCGTGGCTGGGCATCACCGGCGGCGGCACGTTCGCGCTGCTGCTGTTCAGCCTCGCCGGCCCCGGGCTGATGTTCTGGCTCGCGGGCCTGGTGGCGGTGCTCGTCTACCTGGTGGACGTGCGGCCCCGCCTGATCGAGGTCCAGCGCGGCCCGCGGTGGTGA